One genomic region from Ornithinicoccus hortensis encodes:
- a CDS encoding adenylyltransferase/cytidyltransferase family protein — protein sequence MTGVQEQFPTTGLVRGYAPGVFDMFHVGHLNVINRARPHCDELIVGVVSDEVVEAIKGRPPVIPLSERMEVVAAIRGVDRVVVDVHSDKFDSWRELRFDVIFKGDDWRGTTKGSKLEGDLATVGAWVHYFPYTVHTSSTLLRRTLHSSLDTPAAEAI from the coding sequence GTCCGCGGCTATGCCCCCGGCGTCTTCGACATGTTCCACGTAGGACACCTCAACGTGATCAACCGGGCCCGACCTCACTGCGATGAGTTGATCGTGGGCGTCGTCTCTGACGAGGTTGTGGAGGCCATCAAGGGCCGCCCTCCCGTGATCCCCCTGTCCGAGCGCATGGAGGTCGTAGCTGCGATACGAGGCGTCGACCGGGTGGTGGTGGACGTGCATAGCGACAAGTTCGACTCGTGGCGGGAGTTGCGATTCGACGTCATCTTCAAGGGTGATGACTGGCGCGGAACCACCAAGGGATCCAAACTCGAAGGCGACCTCGCAACGGTCGGCGCTTGGGTACACTACTTCCCTTACACTGTCCACACATCCAGCACTCTCCTGAGACGCACACTCCACTCCAGCCTTGATACGCCTGCCGCAGAAGCGATCTAG
- a CDS encoding cell wall-binding repeat-containing protein: protein MRVSGDDRYDTAARIAENWGGAAPTVFLASGADYPDAMAAAASAGLSSAPVLLTKPNELPDATHMALSNIQPQVIILVGGTSSVSEEVEHELDGLAGKVQRVSGKNRYGTAAELAIRQSSGSNKIFLASGQDYADALAAAALAAHEGAPLLLTKQTHLPAATKAALDELEGHQLVVVGGTSAVTNAVAKQAAAHTKSGTHTRLAGSDRYGTAAAVAQEFKDAGTESFVASGVAFPDALVGAAWSSKQGSPVVLTPPDRVADGTEEALLQQDPSKIYVLGGPASVTDLTVQELVEIVDAPPAATPPGELPGWGAPAWQDEFEGTQVDTAKWYVRDQTYLSYDYGYIVDDAVSVADGKLRIRVDELDTPIVKGDRTRHWSTGYLDSIGLHEADYGRWEIRAKIPTTEGNSRGVWPAFWLRNVGNVGEIDVLEAWGDPPIQHDNPNLTETSRFTLHESTNGGMRTKGWYYEHQLWPGQAPYDTASTGYHTWAVEYTPDYLKAYLDGQLAAHVVPDGELISGTSADYSWVWGPTFVNEPWAMRLNVQMGDDYSTPGLQPNPYSEVPADFLVDYVRFWDYTSGVDGN, encoded by the coding sequence GTGCGTGTATCTGGTGATGACCGCTATGATACGGCGGCCCGGATTGCCGAGAACTGGGGTGGCGCTGCGCCGACGGTCTTCCTGGCCAGCGGTGCGGACTACCCGGATGCAATGGCCGCCGCCGCTAGCGCAGGGCTCTCGTCGGCGCCAGTGCTTCTGACCAAGCCCAACGAACTTCCCGACGCGACACACATGGCCCTATCGAACATCCAGCCGCAAGTCATCATCCTCGTTGGAGGCACTTCCTCGGTCTCGGAGGAGGTCGAGCACGAACTCGATGGGCTGGCAGGCAAGGTCCAGCGAGTTTCAGGCAAAAACCGGTATGGGACTGCTGCCGAATTGGCTATCCGTCAATCTTCCGGCTCGAACAAGATCTTCCTCGCCAGCGGTCAAGACTACGCTGACGCCCTCGCTGCCGCCGCTCTGGCCGCACACGAGGGGGCTCCATTGTTGCTGACGAAACAGACACACTTGCCGGCTGCAACAAAGGCAGCACTTGATGAACTAGAAGGTCATCAGTTAGTCGTTGTTGGAGGCACCAGCGCAGTCACCAACGCGGTCGCTAAGCAGGCCGCGGCACACACCAAGTCCGGGACACACACACGCCTGGCAGGTTCAGATAGGTACGGTACCGCTGCGGCTGTCGCCCAAGAGTTTAAAGACGCCGGCACTGAGTCCTTCGTGGCATCTGGTGTCGCATTCCCGGATGCTCTGGTCGGGGCAGCTTGGTCCAGTAAGCAGGGCTCTCCCGTCGTTCTCACACCCCCCGACCGAGTAGCAGATGGCACCGAGGAAGCTCTCCTGCAGCAAGATCCATCCAAAATCTACGTGCTGGGCGGACCTGCCAGCGTGACCGACCTGACAGTACAAGAGCTCGTCGAGATCGTCGACGCTCCTCCAGCGGCTACTCCGCCTGGAGAGCTCCCGGGTTGGGGAGCCCCAGCCTGGCAGGACGAATTTGAGGGCACGCAAGTGGACACAGCCAAGTGGTACGTGCGGGATCAGACCTACCTGTCCTACGACTATGGCTACATCGTGGATGACGCAGTCTCCGTTGCTGACGGCAAGCTGCGAATCCGAGTGGACGAACTGGACACACCGATTGTGAAGGGCGACCGGACGCGGCACTGGTCCACCGGCTACCTGGACAGCATTGGTCTCCATGAGGCTGATTATGGGCGCTGGGAGATCCGCGCCAAGATCCCCACGACGGAAGGGAACAGCCGTGGCGTTTGGCCTGCATTCTGGTTACGCAACGTGGGTAACGTTGGGGAAATCGATGTCCTGGAGGCCTGGGGAGACCCACCGATCCAGCATGACAACCCGAACCTGACGGAGACGTCGCGGTTCACTCTGCATGAGTCGACCAACGGTGGCATGCGAACCAAGGGGTGGTATTACGAGCACCAGCTGTGGCCAGGTCAAGCTCCGTATGACACCGCGTCCACGGGCTACCACACCTGGGCCGTCGAGTACACGCCCGATTACCTCAAGGCCTACCTTGATGGACAGCTGGCGGCCCACGTGGTTCCAGATGGCGAGCTCATCAGCGGGACCAGCGCCGACTATTCGTGGGTGTGGGGTCCGACGTTTGTCAACGAGCCATGGGCCATGCGGCTGAATGTTCAAATGGGCGACGATTACAGTACGCCCGGCCTCCAGCCCAACCCCTACTCCGAAGTTCCGGCAGACTTTCTCGTTGACTATGTCCGATTCTGGGACTACACCTCAGGCGTTGACGGGAACTAA
- a CDS encoding fibrinogen-like YCDxxxxGGGW domain-containing protein produces MALRQALGLVVAFMVAVAGIQPMPAAQAAPTPAPERDGASPATAAASCWEVKQEDPSAPSGAYWLMTPALQAPQQFYCDQEWDGGGWVLVGKGREGWQEFYEGQGSASELLERELTPSYFSTVQLPAQTVDELVNNTKISDLEDGVRVLRAANAQGTSWQNVQFRYTAKRDRWVWSRSASHPLASYRFDGGSWFNGGTTASFGRDSGMQRVTSEFASGQSWTSGFSYGSNVQTGSNTSQTFLWSALSNGSAPRPYAEVYVRPKLLTDDLGYEAIGDTGTQADEVRAVASSFAARQYWGVTSHFNGRVAEGNAEVQDFAQGDGVVYAAGNFEYVQRGANATGNDKVLQPALAAFDESSGDFVRAFTPTFNNQVKAVEVLPNGNVLAAGDFTVVNGQPALGTVLLDPATGNTVSSWNLEIQNNLSTGVLSVRSLSVAGDYVYLGGSFTHLNNGGTQVYARHAARVNWRTGAPDGNWNPEFDGTLVAVDAAPSDSRMYAAGYFTTSQGDYANKAAAVQMSAGAPLATPQWTTVWSNSDRSGYQQAIHAVGDRVFVGGSEHSLFSYSTDTFERLSGSITLGIGGDFQAIDTDGEVVYGGCHCSSWSYQDAYKWPSPDSSWTQIDKIQWVGAWDANTGDFIPEFNPPFLQSNNAGSWALFVADDGTLWNGGDFTGVRYGPTQSQWAGGFTRFPMRDHEAPSTVTNVSATSMDDASVSLAWSGSSDASGSVRYEILRDDRVVGLSNTPSATVSRGGDDRFFVRAVDDAGNRSASSAVYALDDIPAVPEELVSAGSEWSVWYESAAPGEGWAGAEFDDSGWESGAAPLGWGSAGIVTNIDPGVPSERARAAYFRSEFELEDALSVHALELSAVADDGAVVYVNGTEVGRLRLDPGPVGHDTYANQAISTSAALNDRLVVEVPLGLLQDGTNTIAVETHLNYRSTPNLSFDLSAVAELGDPRDPVDPPADPEEPEDPADPEEPGELVSAGSEWSVWYESAAPGEGWAGAEFDDSGWESGAAPLGWGSAGIVTNIDPGVPSERARAAYFRSEFELEDALSVHALELSAVADDGAVVYVNGTEVGRLRLDPGPVGHDTYANQAISTSAALNDRLVVEVPLGLLQDGTNTIAVETHLNYRSTPNLSFDLSAVAELGDPRDPVDPPADPEEPEDPADPEEPEDPADPEEPGELVSAGSEWSVWYESAAPGEGWAGAEFDDSGWESGAAPLGWGSAGIVTNIDPGVPSERARAAYFRSEFELEDALSVHALELSAVADDGAVVYVNGTEVGRLRLDPGPVGHDTYANQAISTSAALNDRLVVEVPLGLLQDGTNTIAVETHLNYRSTPNLSFDLTLTEAREV; encoded by the coding sequence GTGGCCCTACGCCAGGCACTCGGGCTCGTCGTTGCCTTCATGGTTGCTGTTGCCGGCATCCAACCGATGCCCGCGGCGCAAGCCGCGCCAACGCCCGCTCCGGAACGAGACGGGGCCAGCCCAGCGACAGCTGCCGCTTCGTGTTGGGAAGTAAAGCAGGAAGATCCGTCCGCACCGAGCGGTGCCTACTGGCTCATGACACCGGCACTCCAGGCCCCCCAGCAGTTCTACTGCGACCAGGAGTGGGACGGCGGGGGCTGGGTGTTGGTCGGCAAGGGACGTGAAGGCTGGCAGGAGTTCTACGAGGGTCAAGGTAGTGCGAGCGAACTGCTGGAGCGCGAGTTGACCCCTTCCTACTTCAGCACGGTGCAGTTGCCCGCGCAGACCGTCGATGAGCTCGTGAACAACACGAAGATCAGCGATCTGGAAGATGGAGTCCGTGTACTCCGTGCGGCCAATGCACAGGGGACCTCCTGGCAGAACGTCCAGTTCCGCTACACGGCCAAGCGCGACCGATGGGTTTGGTCACGGTCGGCTTCTCATCCTCTAGCCTCCTATCGCTTTGATGGCGGTTCGTGGTTCAACGGTGGGACCACCGCGAGTTTCGGCCGCGACAGCGGCATGCAGCGCGTCACGTCGGAATTCGCTTCGGGGCAGTCCTGGACTTCAGGCTTCTCATACGGGTCCAATGTGCAGACCGGTAGCAACACGAGTCAGACGTTCCTCTGGTCGGCGCTCTCCAACGGGTCGGCCCCGCGACCCTACGCTGAGGTGTACGTCCGGCCCAAGTTGCTCACGGATGACCTCGGGTACGAGGCCATCGGTGACACGGGTACGCAGGCAGATGAGGTGCGAGCCGTTGCCAGTTCATTCGCTGCCCGTCAGTACTGGGGCGTGACGAGTCACTTCAATGGGCGTGTTGCTGAAGGCAACGCTGAAGTGCAGGACTTCGCGCAGGGCGATGGTGTCGTCTACGCGGCGGGCAACTTCGAGTATGTGCAACGCGGTGCTAATGCCACCGGCAATGACAAGGTCTTGCAGCCAGCGCTGGCGGCATTTGACGAAAGTTCGGGAGACTTCGTCCGCGCGTTCACCCCGACGTTCAACAACCAGGTCAAAGCAGTAGAGGTTCTTCCGAATGGCAACGTCCTCGCGGCTGGTGACTTCACCGTCGTCAATGGTCAGCCAGCGCTTGGCACGGTCCTCTTGGACCCAGCAACAGGCAACACGGTGAGTTCGTGGAACCTCGAGATCCAGAACAACCTGAGCACGGGTGTCCTTTCGGTCCGCAGTCTGTCTGTCGCCGGGGATTATGTGTACCTCGGGGGTAGTTTCACCCACCTAAACAATGGGGGGACACAGGTGTACGCCCGTCACGCGGCGCGGGTGAATTGGCGGACGGGGGCACCAGATGGGAACTGGAACCCAGAGTTCGACGGGACATTGGTGGCCGTGGACGCGGCACCAAGCGATAGCCGTATGTACGCGGCTGGATACTTCACCACCTCCCAGGGAGATTATGCCAACAAGGCGGCCGCTGTTCAGATGAGCGCGGGCGCTCCTCTCGCAACGCCCCAATGGACGACGGTGTGGAGTAACTCGGACCGGTCCGGATACCAGCAGGCGATCCATGCCGTTGGCGATCGGGTGTTCGTCGGAGGATCGGAGCACTCACTCTTCTCGTACTCGACAGACACCTTCGAGCGTCTCTCTGGGAGCATTACGCTTGGCATTGGGGGAGACTTCCAAGCTATCGATACTGATGGCGAGGTCGTGTACGGAGGCTGCCACTGCTCAAGTTGGTCCTACCAGGACGCTTACAAGTGGCCTTCGCCTGACAGTTCCTGGACTCAGATCGACAAGATCCAATGGGTGGGTGCTTGGGATGCGAATACAGGGGACTTTATTCCAGAGTTCAATCCGCCGTTCCTGCAGAGCAACAACGCGGGCAGTTGGGCGCTCTTCGTGGCCGATGACGGGACACTTTGGAACGGTGGGGACTTCACCGGCGTTCGGTACGGCCCAACCCAGAGCCAGTGGGCTGGAGGGTTTACTCGCTTTCCGATGAGGGACCATGAGGCCCCGTCCACGGTGACAAATGTGTCAGCCACCTCCATGGACGACGCTTCGGTGTCGTTAGCTTGGTCCGGTTCGAGCGATGCCAGCGGGTCGGTCCGCTATGAGATTTTGCGTGACGACCGAGTGGTTGGGCTCAGTAACACCCCCAGTGCGACGGTGTCACGCGGAGGCGACGACAGATTCTTTGTCCGTGCGGTCGACGACGCGGGAAACCGCTCGGCCAGTTCGGCCGTATACGCCCTTGATGACATCCCGGCGGTTCCCGAGGAGTTGGTGTCGGCGGGTTCGGAGTGGTCGGTTTGGTATGAGTCGGCGGCTCCGGGTGAGGGTTGGGCTGGTGCGGAGTTTGATGACTCGGGCTGGGAGAGTGGTGCGGCTCCGTTGGGTTGGGGTTCGGCTGGGATCGTGACGAATATTGATCCTGGTGTGCCGAGCGAGCGTGCTCGGGCGGCGTACTTCCGGTCTGAGTTTGAGCTTGAGGATGCGTTGTCGGTGCACGCGCTGGAGTTGTCGGCGGTGGCTGATGATGGGGCTGTGGTGTACGTGAATGGCACTGAGGTCGGGCGGCTTCGGCTTGATCCGGGTCCGGTTGGCCACGACACGTATGCAAATCAGGCGATCTCGACGTCGGCGGCCTTGAACGATCGGCTCGTGGTGGAGGTTCCGCTCGGGTTGTTGCAGGACGGTACGAATACGATCGCGGTGGAGACGCACCTGAACTACCGGTCCACACCGAACCTCAGCTTCGACCTGAGTGCAGTGGCGGAGTTGGGCGATCCTCGTGATCCGGTGGATCCACCTGCGGATCCGGAAGAGCCGGAGGACCCTGCGGATCCGGAAGAGCCGGGTGAGTTGGTGTCGGCGGGTTCGGAGTGGTCGGTTTGGTATGAGTCGGCGGCTCCGGGTGAGGGTTGGGCTGGTGCGGAGTTTGATGACTCGGGCTGGGAGAGTGGTGCGGCTCCGTTGGGTTGGGGTTCGGCTGGGATCGTGACGAATATCGATCCTGGTGTGCCGAGCGAGCGTGCTCGGGCGGCGTACTTCCGGTCTGAGTTTGAGCTTGAGGATGCGTTGTCGGTGCACGCGCTGGAGTTGTCGGCGGTGGCTGATGATGGGGCTGTGGTGTACGTGAATGGCACTGAGGTCGGGCGGCTTCGGCTTGATCCGGGTCCGGTTGGCCACGACACGTATGCAAATCAGGCGATCTCGACGTCGGCGGCCTTGAACGATCGGCTCGTGGTGGAGGTTCCGCTCGGGTTGTTGCAGGACGGTACGAATACGATCGCGGTGGAGACGCACCTGAACTACCGGTCCACACCGAACCTCAGCTTCGACCTGAGTGCAGTGGCGGAGTTGGGCGATCCTCGTGATCCGGTGGATCCACCTGCGGATCCGGAAGAGCCGGAGGACCCTGCGGATCCGGAAGAGCCGGAGGACCCTGCGGATCCGGAAGAGCCGGGTGAGTTGGTGTCGGCGGGTTCGGAGTGGTCGGTTTGGTATGAGTCGGCGGCTCCGGGTGAGGGTTGGGCTGGTGCGGAGTTTGATGACTCGGGCTGGGAGAGTGGTGCGGCTCCGTTGGGTTGGGGTTCGGCTGGGATCGTGACGAATATTGATCCTGGTGTGCCGAGCGAGCGTGCTCGGGCGGCGTACTTCCGGTCTGAGTTTGAGCTTGAGGATGCGTTGTCGGTGCACGCGCTGGAGTTGTCGGCGGTGGCTGATGATGGGGCTGTGGTGTACGTGAATGGCACTGAGGTCGGGCGGCTTCGGCTTGATCCGGGTCCGGTTGGCCACGACACGTATGCAAATCAGGCGATCTCGACGTCGGCGGCCTTGAACGATCGGCTCGTGGTGGAGGTTCCGCTCGGGTTGTTGCAGGACGGTACGAATACGATCGCGGTGGAGACGCACCTGAACTACCGGTCCACACCGAACCTCAGCTTCGACCTGACGCTAACGGAAGCACGTGAAGTCTAA